A window of the Agromyces mariniharenae genome harbors these coding sequences:
- a CDS encoding biotin transporter BioY — translation MSAPQHTSPDASAATSTDEASPYGPKRRSTATDLAQIAVFAALIAALGLPGALYLGGTAVPITFQTLGVMLAGAILGARKGFLSVLLFLALVAAGLPLLSGGRGGISVFVGPSVGYLLGWLLGAALIGRATARLLPAYRILPALLWTALGGIVAVYLVGVPVFAAITGTPLGVAIAGSAIFLPGDLAKVVVTVLVAKGVHRAWPGLIAPRPWPWTRDAAVAPAA, via the coding sequence ATGAGCGCCCCGCAGCACACCTCGCCCGACGCATCCGCCGCCACTTCCACTGACGAGGCTTCGCCGTACGGCCCGAAGCGGCGCAGCACCGCCACCGATCTCGCGCAGATCGCCGTCTTCGCCGCGCTCATCGCCGCCCTCGGCCTGCCCGGCGCGCTGTACCTCGGCGGCACTGCGGTGCCGATCACCTTCCAGACGCTCGGCGTCATGCTCGCGGGCGCCATCCTCGGCGCACGTAAAGGCTTCCTCTCGGTGCTCCTCTTCCTCGCGCTCGTCGCGGCGGGGCTCCCGCTCCTCTCGGGCGGACGCGGCGGCATCAGCGTGTTCGTCGGACCCTCCGTGGGCTACCTCCTCGGCTGGCTCCTCGGCGCCGCCCTCATCGGCCGGGCCACGGCGCGACTCCTGCCGGCGTACCGCATCCTCCCGGCCCTCCTCTGGACGGCCCTCGGCGGCATCGTCGCCGTCTACCTCGTCGGCGTGCCCGTCTTCGCCGCGATCACCGGCACGCCTCTCGGCGTCGCGATCGCCGGCTCCGCGATCTTCCTGCCGGGCGACCTCGCGAAGGTCGTCGTGACCGTGCTCGTCGCGAAGGGCGTGCACCGGGCGTGGCCCGGGCTCATCGCGCCGCGGCCCTGGCCGTGGACTCGCGACGCGGCGGTGGCCCCCGCCGCATGA